In Calothrix sp. PCC 7507, one DNA window encodes the following:
- the pheT gene encoding phenylalanine--tRNA ligase subunit beta: MRISLNWLQELVELKLSHEELAETLTLSGFEVEDIEDRRTWANGVVVGKVLERQPHPNADKLSVCQVDVGGEEILNIVCGAANVRADIYVPVATTGTYLPNIDLKIKPAKLRGVPSQGMICSLKELGLPTDVDGIHIFSQENLPLGSDVRPLLGLDDVILDVTATANRADALSMVGIAREVTALTGGKLSLPEVGEVSINHTGNNFAVRVGDTQACPAYIGTVIEQVKIAPSPQWLQQRLRAAGVRPINNVVDITNYVLLEWGQPLHAFDGDRLKSVGENEKLTVGVRFANSGESLKTLDGQTRTLSTQSLLITANEKPVALAGVMGGEETEVHAGTQRLVLEAALFDSVAIRRSSRSVGLRSEASGRYERGVNRAELEVATRRALSLISELAEGVIVNQEISDTRPDPSTWSHAIALRLDRINQVLGPIDLGQDTGELQEEDVERILTALGCEVTPSGERTWIVSVPPYRYRDLEREIDLIEEIARLYGYDNFCDTLPQKAEAGYLPLDQELIRNLRAFLRAEGLTELIHYSLVKPGEARQVVLSNPLFAEYSALRTDLIAGLIDAFQYNLEQGNGALNGFEIGRIFWREEEGLREADAIAGIIGGDRTVGKWSRNGREQSLTWFEAKGILDSVFRQLNLPVEYQPDRRDPRLHPGRTASLWIRGNSLGVFGQLHPQLRREKGLPESVYVFQLDGDVLLDALDRDETLIPVFHPYSTYPASDRDIAFFAPVKVSVSEIEKVITKAGKGLLESVEVFDEYRGENVPDGQRSLAFRLIYRASDRTLTDAEVEPVHNKVRESLVEKFGVNLRS; this comes from the coding sequence ATGCGTATTTCTCTCAACTGGCTGCAGGAACTAGTAGAGCTAAAACTGAGCCACGAAGAATTAGCCGAAACTCTGACACTGTCTGGATTTGAAGTAGAAGATATTGAAGATCGCCGCACTTGGGCAAATGGCGTGGTTGTGGGAAAAGTGCTGGAGCGTCAACCCCATCCTAATGCTGATAAATTGAGTGTTTGCCAAGTAGATGTCGGTGGAGAAGAGATTTTAAATATTGTCTGTGGTGCGGCTAATGTCCGGGCGGATATCTACGTACCAGTAGCAACTACAGGTACTTATTTACCGAATATTGACTTAAAAATTAAACCAGCAAAACTACGGGGTGTTCCTTCTCAGGGGATGATTTGTTCTTTGAAGGAACTGGGTTTACCTACTGATGTAGACGGAATTCATATTTTTTCTCAGGAAAATTTGCCATTGGGTAGTGATGTGCGTCCCTTATTGGGACTGGATGATGTGATTTTAGATGTCACTGCTACCGCTAATCGGGCTGATGCGCTGAGTATGGTGGGTATTGCGCGGGAAGTCACGGCTTTGACAGGAGGAAAGTTGAGTCTTCCCGAAGTTGGGGAGGTATCAATTAATCACACAGGCAATAACTTCGCCGTGAGAGTTGGTGATACTCAAGCTTGTCCTGCGTATATTGGGACGGTGATTGAACAGGTAAAAATTGCGCCATCACCCCAGTGGTTACAACAACGCTTGCGGGCGGCTGGAGTGCGTCCCATAAATAATGTTGTGGATATTACTAACTACGTCTTGTTGGAATGGGGACAGCCATTACACGCATTTGATGGCGATCGCCTAAAATCTGTTGGCGAAAATGAAAAATTAACCGTCGGCGTCCGCTTCGCCAATTCTGGGGAATCCCTCAAAACCCTCGATGGACAAACTCGCACTCTATCAACCCAGAGTTTGTTAATCACCGCTAACGAAAAACCTGTAGCACTGGCGGGGGTGATGGGAGGAGAAGAAACAGAAGTCCACGCAGGAACTCAACGCTTAGTTTTAGAAGCGGCGTTGTTTGATTCTGTGGCTATTCGCCGTTCTTCCCGCAGTGTGGGGTTAAGGAGTGAGGCTTCCGGGAGATACGAAAGAGGAGTGAACCGCGCTGAGTTAGAAGTAGCTACCCGTCGCGCCTTATCGTTAATTAGTGAACTAGCCGAGGGAGTGATTGTCAATCAAGAAATTAGTGACACTCGCCCCGATCCATCTACGTGGAGTCATGCGATCGCCCTACGTTTAGATCGCATTAATCAAGTGCTAGGGCCAATTGATTTGGGACAGGACACCGGAGAACTCCAAGAAGAAGATGTGGAACGCATCCTAACAGCGCTGGGATGTGAAGTTACGCCCTCAGGAGAACGGACTTGGATAGTTTCTGTACCACCCTATCGTTATCGCGATTTAGAACGGGAAATTGATTTAATTGAAGAAATTGCCCGTCTTTATGGCTACGATAATTTTTGCGATACACTACCACAAAAAGCAGAAGCTGGCTATCTGCCTTTAGATCAAGAACTGATCCGCAATTTACGAGCTTTTCTGCGAGCTGAAGGGTTGACAGAATTAATCCACTATTCCCTAGTCAAACCAGGGGAAGCCAGACAGGTAGTATTATCAAACCCGTTATTTGCCGAATATTCAGCACTGCGGACTGATTTAATCGCCGGGTTAATTGATGCTTTCCAGTACAACTTAGAACAAGGAAATGGCGCTCTCAATGGGTTTGAAATTGGGCGAATTTTCTGGCGAGAAGAAGAGGGTTTACGCGAAGCAGATGCGATCGCCGGGATTATTGGTGGCGATCGCACCGTGGGTAAGTGGTCACGCAATGGACGGGAACAATCCCTGACTTGGTTTGAAGCCAAAGGCATTTTAGACAGCGTATTTCGCCAACTTAACTTGCCAGTAGAATATCAACCCGATCGCCGCGATCCACGGCTACATCCAGGACGCACCGCTTCCCTGTGGATCAGAGGTAACAGCTTGGGTGTATTTGGACAACTTCATCCCCAACTACGGCGCGAAAAAGGTTTACCAGAATCAGTCTACGTGTTCCAGTTAGATGGAGATGTGCTACTAGATGCTCTAGATCGAGATGAAACCCTCATCCCAGTATTTCATCCTTATTCCACCTATCCAGCCAGCGATCGCGACATCGCCTTTTTCGCACCCGTGAAAGTCTCAGTCTCGGAAATCGAAAAAGTAATTACCAAAGCTGGTAAAGGTTTATTAGAATCCGTAGAAGTATTTGATGAATATCGCGGTGAAAATGTCCCCGACGGACAGCGGAGTTTAGCGTTTCGCTTAATTTATCGTGCCAGCGATCGCACCCTCACCGATGCCGAAGTCGAACCAGTACACAACAAAGTCCGCGAATCTTTGGTAGAAAAATTTGGCGTTAATCTGAGAAGCTAA
- a CDS encoding YciI family protein, translating into MPKYVVWGTYCEDVLEKRTPYRQAHLDGLAKQKESGVLITIGPTKDVTKVFGIYEAEDEAIVRQLIENDPYWQNGIWTEYSVKEWIQAI; encoded by the coding sequence ATGCCTAAATATGTAGTGTGGGGAACTTACTGCGAAGACGTTCTTGAAAAACGTACACCTTACCGTCAAGCTCATTTAGACGGATTAGCAAAACAGAAAGAATCCGGTGTTTTGATTACTATTGGTCCTACCAAGGATGTGACAAAAGTTTTTGGCATTTACGAAGCCGAAGACGAAGCGATCGTGCGCCAGTTGATTGAAAATGACCCCTACTGGCAAAATGGTATTTGGACTGAATATTCCGTTAAAGAGTGGATTCAGGCTATTTAG